From Mytilus galloprovincialis chromosome 9, xbMytGall1.hap1.1, whole genome shotgun sequence, the proteins below share one genomic window:
- the LOC143045506 gene encoding uncharacterized protein LOC143045506, protein MTSSFNADTSGTELLEIPSTQDQPTRTSSKPVRYHGKVKQWLPCVVVVMLIGVVAMLVAVVLNLPESANIPQASNNGLTSAQSSNKTTKHKEDNYCIYHTRPEFLESIPDDIDHLCTPQSVDGGTKIDWFQCPETNLFIPAYCMCDTKAQCINSSKDRYRKHNCTKCRDSKHCPCQNNGQCETCPPRGHPNENKCICPLGTQGKYCTKINKRKCNLVFESGIFESYAMCNNSNNNICLVKYDGKTFKCDLSELSEHQRNCSDIAVEHGRNAFQVDIENPEKQKNSVVFPAKAILIVCIILTVGVLVIVLVYIWRRRNSSLQPESV, encoded by the exons ATGACGTCTTCTTTTAATGCAGATACATCAGGTACCGAACTTTTGGAGATTCCATCCACACAAGACCAACCAACAAGAACGAGTTCTAAGCCTGTCAGATATCATGGAAAGGTTAAACAG TGGCTGCCGTGTGTTGTTGTTGTGATGCTTATTGGTGTAGTAGCAATGTTGGTAGCTGTAGTATTGAATTTGCCTGAATCAGCTAACATTCCTCAAGCATCAAACAATGGTTTGACATCAgctcaaagttcaaataaaacaacTAAACATAAAGAAG aTAATTACTGCATATACCATACACGACCTGAATTTTTGGAAAGCA tTCCAGATGACATTGACCACTTGTGTACACCTCAGTCAGTTGATGGAG GCACAAAAATAGACTGGTTTCAGTGTCCAGAAACTAATCTGTTCATACCAGCCTATTGCATGTGTGATACTAAAGCACAGTGCATCAACTCTTCAAAAGACAGATATCGAAAACATAACT GCACTAAATGCAGAGATTCAAAGCACTGCCCGTGCCAAAACAATGGACAGTGTGAGACATGTCCTCCGCGAGGGCATCCAAACGAAAACAAGTGTATCTGTCCACTGG GCACGCAGGGGAAATATTGCACGAAAATAAAT aaaagaaAGTGCAATCTGGTATTTGAATCAGGCATTTTTGAGTCCTATGCTATGTGTAATAACAGTAACAACAACATTTGTTTGGTCAAATATGACGGGAAGACTTTCAAATGTGATTTGTCTG aattatCAGAACATCAACGAAACTGTTCTGATATTGCTGTTGAACATGGACGGAACGCCTTCCAGGTAGACATAG aAAATCCAGAAAAACAGAAGAATTCAGTGGTGTTCCCCGCAAAAGCAATATTAATTGTTTGTATTATCCTTACTGTCGGTGTCCTCGTCATTGTACTGGTATATATTTGGCGTAGAAGAAATTCGAGTTTACAACCAGAAAGTGTATGA